A section of the bacterium genome encodes:
- a CDS encoding phosphatase PAP2 family protein: MLQAFVQNLNHYDAWLCSKVYQWNGRRIIDCCMYLVSRSGDGQLYAFLGLLVCLTDFATACRLLPAGLLAFTLELPLYLLVKRKVKRRRPFERIPGLHYLIKPPDRFSFPSGHTAAACLMATLVSAYYPEGALVSCLWAGSIGFSRVYNGVHYPTDVLAGAILGIACAQAGMGLVG, translated from the coding sequence ATGCTGCAAGCTTTCGTCCAAAATCTCAATCACTACGATGCGTGGCTCTGCAGTAAAGTCTATCAATGGAACGGCCGCCGGATCATCGACTGCTGCATGTATCTGGTCTCGCGCAGCGGCGATGGCCAGCTCTACGCCTTTCTCGGATTGCTTGTTTGCCTAACGGATTTCGCGACGGCCTGCAGGCTATTGCCGGCCGGCTTGCTGGCCTTCACCCTGGAATTGCCGCTCTACCTGCTGGTGAAACGCAAGGTGAAACGCCGCCGGCCATTTGAACGAATCCCGGGGCTGCACTACCTGATCAAGCCTCCGGATCGCTTCAGCTTTCCCTCCGGCCATACCGCCGCCGCTTGCTTGATGGCGACTCTGGTTTCAGCCTATTATCCGGAGGGCGCGCTGGTGAGTTGTCTGTGGGCGGGGAGCATCGGCTTTTCGCGCGTGTACAACGGCGTGCACTATCCGACGGATGTCTTGGCAGGCGCGATTCTGGGAATCGCCTGCGCGCAAGCCGGCATGGGGTTGGTGGGATAG